A portion of the Haemorhous mexicanus isolate bHaeMex1 chromosome 3, bHaeMex1.pri, whole genome shotgun sequence genome contains these proteins:
- the XDH gene encoding xanthine dehydrogenase/oxidase isoform X2 gives MVVEKDVDPETTLLTYLRRKLGLCGTKLGCGEGGCGACTVMISKYDPFQKKILHHTANACLFPVCALHHVAVTTVEGIGNTKSRLHPAQERIAKSHGSQCGFCTPGIVMSMYTLLRNNPEPHMEDIEDAFQGNLCRCTGYRPILEGYRTFAKDMNCCGKVVNGTGCCLSGKENTVNGGCCGGKAKGPGCCMNGKEDSVTMTSSSLFNSSEFQPLDPTQEPIFPPELMTQRNKQQKQMCFKGERVMWIQPTTLNELVALKSQYPNAKLVVGNTEVGIEMRLKNLLYPVIIAPAWIPEMNAVQHTETGVTIGAACTLKSVEEVMRKAVADLPPYKTEIFQAVLEQLRWFAGPQIRNVAAIGGNIMTASPISDLNPVLMASGSKLTLVSKEGKRTVTMDEKFFTGYRKTIVKPEEILLSVEIPYSKKGEYFSAFKQASRREDDIAIVTCGLRVLFRDGTSQVEEMKLSYGGMAPTTVLALKTCKELTGRDWNEKLLQDACRLLSAEMDLSPSAPGGMVDFRRTLTLSFFFKFYLTVLQKLSKSGTKTMCEPVPSNYISATELFHKDPIANAQLFQEVPKGQAVEDMVGRPLVHVSAAKQASGEAVYCDDIPHHENELYLTLVTSTKAHAKILSVDASEAQSVPGFVCFVSAKDVPGSNVTGIANDETVFAEDVVTCVGHIIGAVLADTQEHSRRAAKAVKIKYEELQPIVTIQEAIEKKSFFKDIKRINKGDVKKGFEESDHILEGEMYLGGQEHFYLETHCTLAVPKGEDGEMELFVSTQNPMKTQEFAANALGVPSNRIVVRVKRMGGGFGGKETRSTILSSVVAVAAFKAGRAVRCMLDRDEDMLISGGRHPFLGRYKVGFMKNGKVKSLEVSYYSNGGNSVDLSHGVMDRALLHLDNSYNIPNVSSVGIVCKTNLPSNTAFRGFGGPQGMMIAECWMSDLARKCGLPPEEVRKLNLYHEGDTTHFNQKLEGFTLRRCWDECLSSSGYHARKKLIEEFNKQNRWKKRGMSIIPTKFGISFTVPFLNQAGALLHVYTDGSVLLTHGGTEMGQGLHTKMIQVASRALGVPTSKIYISETSTNTVPNTSPTAASVSADINGMAVYNACQTILKRLEPIKQSNPKGSWEDWIKTAYESCVSLSATGFYRIPEVGYNFEKNEGKPFSYFSYGVACSEVEIDCLTGDHKNIRTDIVMDVGTSLNPAIDIGQIEGAFVQGIGLFTMEELRYSPEGNLYTRGPGMYKIPAFGDIPTEFNVSLLRDCPNSKAVYSSKAVGEPPLFLSASVFYAIKDAIYSARKDSGLTEAFRLDSPATPERIRNACVDIFTKMCPSAEPGTFKPWCVRV, from the exons ATG GTGGTGGAAAAAGATGTGGATCCAGAAACAACCCTGCTAACTTATCTGCGGAGGAAAT TGGGCCTGTGTGGAACCAAACTAGGCTGTGGAGAAGGTGGATGTGGTGCTTGCACTGTTATGATATCCAAATATGATCcctttcagaagaaaatcct CCACCATACTGCCAATGCTTGTCTCTtccctgtctgtgccctgcATCACGTGGCAGTGACTACTGTTGAAGGCATAGGAAACACAAAATCCAGGCTGCACCCAGCCCAG GAGAGAATAGCAAAAAGCCATGGGTCCCAATGTGGCTTTTGCACTCCAGGCATTGTCATGTCCATGTACACATTGCTTCGGAACAACCCCGAGCCCCACATGGAGGACATTGAAGATGCTTTCCAAG GGAACTTGTGTCGGTGTACAGGCTACAGACCCATCCTGGAAGGATACAGGACATTTGCTAAA GACATGAATTGCTGTGGCAAAGTTGTCAATGGCACTGGGTGCTGTCTTAGTGGGAAGGAAAATACCGTG aatgGGGGCTGCTGTGGAGGAAAAGCCAAGGGTCCAGGCTGCTGCATGAATGGAAAAGAAGACAGTGTG ACAATGACATCCTCCAGCCTGTTCAATTCTTCTGAGTTCCAGCCACTGGATCCCACCCAGGAGCCAATCTTCCCACCAGAATTAATG ACTCAAAGGAACAAACAGCAGAAGCAGATGTGTTTCAAAGGCGAGCGTGTGATGTGGATCCAGCCCACGACTCTCAATGAACTGGTGGCTCTCAAATCCCAGTACCCCAATGCCAAACTCGTTGTGGGGAACACAGAAGTGG GTATTGAGATGAGGTTAAAGAACCTCCTGTATCCAGTGATAATAGCACCAGCATGGATCCCTGAAATGAATGCTGTTCAACACACTGAAACAG gagtCACTATAGGCGCTGCCTGTACCTTGAAGTCAGTAGAGGAGGTGATGAGGAAAGCAGTGGCAGACCTTCCTCCATACAAAACAGAGATTTTCCAGgctgtcctggagcagctgcgCTGGTTTGCAGGGCCTCAGATCAGGAATGTTGCT GCTATTGGTGGGAACATAATGACAGCAAGCCCAATTTCTGACTTAAATCCTGTGTTAATGGCAAGTGGAAGCAAACTGACTTTGGTATCAAAAG AGGGCAAAAGGACTGTCACCATGGATGAGAAGTTTTTCACTGGCTACAGAAAGACCATAGTTAAGCCTGAAGAAATACTTCTTTCTGTTGAAATACCCTACAGCAAAAag ggTGAATACTTCTCAGCTTTCAAGCAGGCTTCCCGTCGTGAGGATGACATTGCTATTGTGACCTGTGGGTTGAGAGTCCTGTTCCGAGATGGCACAAGCCAAGTGGAGGAGATGAAACTAAGCTATGGAGGAATGGCTCCTACCACTGTCCTGGCACTCAAAACTTGCAAGGAGCTCACTGGCAG AGACTGGAatgagaagctgctgcaggatgccTGTCGCTTACTGTCGGCTGAGATGGATCTGTCGCCTTCTGCTCCCGGGGGCATGGTGGATTTCCGACGCACGCTCACCCTCAGCTTCTTCTTCAAGTTCTACCTGACAGTCCTTCAGAAACTGAGCAAGAGTGGCACT AAAACTATGTGTGAGCCTGTCCCTTCAAACTACATCAGTGCTACAGAGCTGTTTCACAAAGATCCCATTGCAAATGCCCAGCTCTTCCAA GAAGTGCCCAAGGGGCAGGCTGTGGAAGACATGGTGGGCAGGCCTCTGGTGCACGTTTCAGCAGCCAAACAAGCCAGTGGAGAGGCTGTGTACTGCGATGACATCCCTCACCACGAGAACGAGCTCTACCTCACGCTGGTGACCAGCACCAAGGCCCACGCTAAGATCCT TTCTGTAGATGCATCTGAAGCTCAGAGTGTTCCTGGGTTTGTGTGTTTTGTCTCTGCCAAGGATGTTCCTGGCAGTAATGTCACTGGCATCGCTAATGATGAGACTGTCTTTGCTGAGGATGTG GTCACCTGTGTGGGTCATATCATCGGTGCAGTCCTTGCAGACACACAGGAAcattccaggagagcagctaAAGCTGTGAAGATTAAGTATGAAGAACTTCAACCTATTGTCACAATTCAG GAAGCGATTGagaaaaaatctttctttaagGATATAAAGAGGATTAACAAAGGAGATGTGAAGAAAGGATTTGAAGAATCTGATCACATTTTGGAGG GAGAGATGTACCTTGGTGGTCAGGAGCATTTCTACCTGGAAACTCACTGTACTTTGGCTGTGCCAAAGGGAGAAGATGGTGAGATGGAACTCTTTGTGTCAACCCAAAACCCAATGAAGACACAG gaGTTTGCTGCTAATGCACTGGGAGTGCCTTCAAATCGGATTGTGGTTCGAGTGAAAAGAATGGGAGGAGGATTTGGAGGAAAAGAGACTAGGAGTACTATTTTGTCATCTGTAGTGGCTGTTGCAGCCTTCAA AGCTGGCCGTGCAGTGCGCTGCATGCTGGATCGAGATGAGGACATGCTGATCAGTGGTGGGAGGCACCCCTTCCTGGGCAGGTACAAG GTTGGCTTCATGAAGAATGGGAAAGTCAAGAGTCTGGAGGTGTCATACTACAGCAATGGGGGCAACTCTGTAGACCTCTCTCATGGT GTAATGGACAGAGCCCTGTTACACTTGGATAACTCCTACAACATCCCCAATGTCAGCAGTGTGGGCATCGTTTGCAAGACCAACTTGCCTTCCAACACAGCCTTCCGTGGCTTTGGAGGGCCCCAGGGAATGATGATTGCTGAGTGCTGGATGAGTGACCTGGCTCGGAAGTGTGGCCTGCCACCTGAGGAG GTGAGGAAGCTCAATCTGTACCACGAAGGAGACACAACTCATTTTAACCAAAAGCTGGAGGGATTTACTCTACGAAGATGCTGGGATGAGTGTTTGTCCAGCTCCGGCTATCACGCCAGGAAGAAACTGATTGAAGAATTTAACAA GCAGAACCGCTGGAAAAAGAGAGGGATGAGCATCATTCCTACCAAATTTGGCATCAGTTTCACTGTCCCATTTCTGAACCAG gctggagctctgctccaCGTGTATACAGATGGCTCTGTGTTACTTACACATGGTGGGACTGAGATGGGTCAAGGACTTCACACCAAAATGATTCAG GTCGCTAGCAGGGCCCTGGGAGTCCCCACCTCCAAAATTTACATCAGTGAGACCAGCACAAACACTGTCCCAAACACCTCACCGACAGCCGCTTCCGTCAGCGCGGACATCAATGGAATGGCCGTCTAT AATGCATGTCAGACTATCCTAAAAAGACTCGAGCCAATCAAACAGTCTAATCCCAAAGGATCCTGGGAAGACTGG ATTAAAACCGCCTATGAGAGCTGTGTCAGCCTGTCAGCCACGGGGTTTTATAG AATTCCTGAAGTTGGCTACAACTTTGAAAAGAACGAAGGGAAACCATTCTCCTACTTCAGTTATGGAGTTGCTTGCTCTGAGGTTGAGATAGATTGCCTGACAGGTGACCACAAG AACATTCGCACAGACATTGTTATGGATGTTGGTACCAGTCTGAACCCAGCCATAGATATAGGACAG ATAGAAGGAGCCTTTGTCCAGGGCATTGGGCTCTTCACCATGGAGGAGCTGCGTTACTCTCCTGAAGGGAACTTGTACACTCGAGGGCCTGGCATGTACAAAATCCCCGCATTTGGAGACATCCCAACAGAATTCAACGTGTCCCTTCTCCGTGACTGCCCCAATAGCAAGGCAGTTTACTCATCCAAG GCTGTGGGAGAGCCCCCTCTGTTCCTGTCTGCCTCAGTGTTTTATGCCATTAAAGATGCCATCTACTCAGCGAGGAAGGACTCTGGCCTGACGGAGGCGTTCAGGCTggacagccctgccaccccagAGAGGATCCGCAATGCCTGTGTGGACATCTTCACCAAAATG tGCCCTTCTGCTGAGCCAGGGACCTTTAAGCCATGGTGTGTGCGCGTGTAG
- the XDH gene encoding xanthine dehydrogenase/oxidase isoform X1, with product MAPSKAGDELVFFVNGKKVVEKDVDPETTLLTYLRRKLGLCGTKLGCGEGGCGACTVMISKYDPFQKKILHHTANACLFPVCALHHVAVTTVEGIGNTKSRLHPAQERIAKSHGSQCGFCTPGIVMSMYTLLRNNPEPHMEDIEDAFQGNLCRCTGYRPILEGYRTFAKDMNCCGKVVNGTGCCLSGKENTVNGGCCGGKAKGPGCCMNGKEDSVTMTSSSLFNSSEFQPLDPTQEPIFPPELMTQRNKQQKQMCFKGERVMWIQPTTLNELVALKSQYPNAKLVVGNTEVGIEMRLKNLLYPVIIAPAWIPEMNAVQHTETGVTIGAACTLKSVEEVMRKAVADLPPYKTEIFQAVLEQLRWFAGPQIRNVAAIGGNIMTASPISDLNPVLMASGSKLTLVSKEGKRTVTMDEKFFTGYRKTIVKPEEILLSVEIPYSKKGEYFSAFKQASRREDDIAIVTCGLRVLFRDGTSQVEEMKLSYGGMAPTTVLALKTCKELTGRDWNEKLLQDACRLLSAEMDLSPSAPGGMVDFRRTLTLSFFFKFYLTVLQKLSKSGTKTMCEPVPSNYISATELFHKDPIANAQLFQEVPKGQAVEDMVGRPLVHVSAAKQASGEAVYCDDIPHHENELYLTLVTSTKAHAKILSVDASEAQSVPGFVCFVSAKDVPGSNVTGIANDETVFAEDVVTCVGHIIGAVLADTQEHSRRAAKAVKIKYEELQPIVTIQEAIEKKSFFKDIKRINKGDVKKGFEESDHILEGEMYLGGQEHFYLETHCTLAVPKGEDGEMELFVSTQNPMKTQEFAANALGVPSNRIVVRVKRMGGGFGGKETRSTILSSVVAVAAFKAGRAVRCMLDRDEDMLISGGRHPFLGRYKVGFMKNGKVKSLEVSYYSNGGNSVDLSHGVMDRALLHLDNSYNIPNVSSVGIVCKTNLPSNTAFRGFGGPQGMMIAECWMSDLARKCGLPPEEVRKLNLYHEGDTTHFNQKLEGFTLRRCWDECLSSSGYHARKKLIEEFNKQNRWKKRGMSIIPTKFGISFTVPFLNQAGALLHVYTDGSVLLTHGGTEMGQGLHTKMIQVASRALGVPTSKIYISETSTNTVPNTSPTAASVSADINGMAVYNACQTILKRLEPIKQSNPKGSWEDWIKTAYESCVSLSATGFYRIPEVGYNFEKNEGKPFSYFSYGVACSEVEIDCLTGDHKNIRTDIVMDVGTSLNPAIDIGQIEGAFVQGIGLFTMEELRYSPEGNLYTRGPGMYKIPAFGDIPTEFNVSLLRDCPNSKAVYSSKAVGEPPLFLSASVFYAIKDAIYSARKDSGLTEAFRLDSPATPERIRNACVDIFTKMCPSAEPGTFKPWCVRV from the exons GTGGTGGAAAAAGATGTGGATCCAGAAACAACCCTGCTAACTTATCTGCGGAGGAAAT TGGGCCTGTGTGGAACCAAACTAGGCTGTGGAGAAGGTGGATGTGGTGCTTGCACTGTTATGATATCCAAATATGATCcctttcagaagaaaatcct CCACCATACTGCCAATGCTTGTCTCTtccctgtctgtgccctgcATCACGTGGCAGTGACTACTGTTGAAGGCATAGGAAACACAAAATCCAGGCTGCACCCAGCCCAG GAGAGAATAGCAAAAAGCCATGGGTCCCAATGTGGCTTTTGCACTCCAGGCATTGTCATGTCCATGTACACATTGCTTCGGAACAACCCCGAGCCCCACATGGAGGACATTGAAGATGCTTTCCAAG GGAACTTGTGTCGGTGTACAGGCTACAGACCCATCCTGGAAGGATACAGGACATTTGCTAAA GACATGAATTGCTGTGGCAAAGTTGTCAATGGCACTGGGTGCTGTCTTAGTGGGAAGGAAAATACCGTG aatgGGGGCTGCTGTGGAGGAAAAGCCAAGGGTCCAGGCTGCTGCATGAATGGAAAAGAAGACAGTGTG ACAATGACATCCTCCAGCCTGTTCAATTCTTCTGAGTTCCAGCCACTGGATCCCACCCAGGAGCCAATCTTCCCACCAGAATTAATG ACTCAAAGGAACAAACAGCAGAAGCAGATGTGTTTCAAAGGCGAGCGTGTGATGTGGATCCAGCCCACGACTCTCAATGAACTGGTGGCTCTCAAATCCCAGTACCCCAATGCCAAACTCGTTGTGGGGAACACAGAAGTGG GTATTGAGATGAGGTTAAAGAACCTCCTGTATCCAGTGATAATAGCACCAGCATGGATCCCTGAAATGAATGCTGTTCAACACACTGAAACAG gagtCACTATAGGCGCTGCCTGTACCTTGAAGTCAGTAGAGGAGGTGATGAGGAAAGCAGTGGCAGACCTTCCTCCATACAAAACAGAGATTTTCCAGgctgtcctggagcagctgcgCTGGTTTGCAGGGCCTCAGATCAGGAATGTTGCT GCTATTGGTGGGAACATAATGACAGCAAGCCCAATTTCTGACTTAAATCCTGTGTTAATGGCAAGTGGAAGCAAACTGACTTTGGTATCAAAAG AGGGCAAAAGGACTGTCACCATGGATGAGAAGTTTTTCACTGGCTACAGAAAGACCATAGTTAAGCCTGAAGAAATACTTCTTTCTGTTGAAATACCCTACAGCAAAAag ggTGAATACTTCTCAGCTTTCAAGCAGGCTTCCCGTCGTGAGGATGACATTGCTATTGTGACCTGTGGGTTGAGAGTCCTGTTCCGAGATGGCACAAGCCAAGTGGAGGAGATGAAACTAAGCTATGGAGGAATGGCTCCTACCACTGTCCTGGCACTCAAAACTTGCAAGGAGCTCACTGGCAG AGACTGGAatgagaagctgctgcaggatgccTGTCGCTTACTGTCGGCTGAGATGGATCTGTCGCCTTCTGCTCCCGGGGGCATGGTGGATTTCCGACGCACGCTCACCCTCAGCTTCTTCTTCAAGTTCTACCTGACAGTCCTTCAGAAACTGAGCAAGAGTGGCACT AAAACTATGTGTGAGCCTGTCCCTTCAAACTACATCAGTGCTACAGAGCTGTTTCACAAAGATCCCATTGCAAATGCCCAGCTCTTCCAA GAAGTGCCCAAGGGGCAGGCTGTGGAAGACATGGTGGGCAGGCCTCTGGTGCACGTTTCAGCAGCCAAACAAGCCAGTGGAGAGGCTGTGTACTGCGATGACATCCCTCACCACGAGAACGAGCTCTACCTCACGCTGGTGACCAGCACCAAGGCCCACGCTAAGATCCT TTCTGTAGATGCATCTGAAGCTCAGAGTGTTCCTGGGTTTGTGTGTTTTGTCTCTGCCAAGGATGTTCCTGGCAGTAATGTCACTGGCATCGCTAATGATGAGACTGTCTTTGCTGAGGATGTG GTCACCTGTGTGGGTCATATCATCGGTGCAGTCCTTGCAGACACACAGGAAcattccaggagagcagctaAAGCTGTGAAGATTAAGTATGAAGAACTTCAACCTATTGTCACAATTCAG GAAGCGATTGagaaaaaatctttctttaagGATATAAAGAGGATTAACAAAGGAGATGTGAAGAAAGGATTTGAAGAATCTGATCACATTTTGGAGG GAGAGATGTACCTTGGTGGTCAGGAGCATTTCTACCTGGAAACTCACTGTACTTTGGCTGTGCCAAAGGGAGAAGATGGTGAGATGGAACTCTTTGTGTCAACCCAAAACCCAATGAAGACACAG gaGTTTGCTGCTAATGCACTGGGAGTGCCTTCAAATCGGATTGTGGTTCGAGTGAAAAGAATGGGAGGAGGATTTGGAGGAAAAGAGACTAGGAGTACTATTTTGTCATCTGTAGTGGCTGTTGCAGCCTTCAA AGCTGGCCGTGCAGTGCGCTGCATGCTGGATCGAGATGAGGACATGCTGATCAGTGGTGGGAGGCACCCCTTCCTGGGCAGGTACAAG GTTGGCTTCATGAAGAATGGGAAAGTCAAGAGTCTGGAGGTGTCATACTACAGCAATGGGGGCAACTCTGTAGACCTCTCTCATGGT GTAATGGACAGAGCCCTGTTACACTTGGATAACTCCTACAACATCCCCAATGTCAGCAGTGTGGGCATCGTTTGCAAGACCAACTTGCCTTCCAACACAGCCTTCCGTGGCTTTGGAGGGCCCCAGGGAATGATGATTGCTGAGTGCTGGATGAGTGACCTGGCTCGGAAGTGTGGCCTGCCACCTGAGGAG GTGAGGAAGCTCAATCTGTACCACGAAGGAGACACAACTCATTTTAACCAAAAGCTGGAGGGATTTACTCTACGAAGATGCTGGGATGAGTGTTTGTCCAGCTCCGGCTATCACGCCAGGAAGAAACTGATTGAAGAATTTAACAA GCAGAACCGCTGGAAAAAGAGAGGGATGAGCATCATTCCTACCAAATTTGGCATCAGTTTCACTGTCCCATTTCTGAACCAG gctggagctctgctccaCGTGTATACAGATGGCTCTGTGTTACTTACACATGGTGGGACTGAGATGGGTCAAGGACTTCACACCAAAATGATTCAG GTCGCTAGCAGGGCCCTGGGAGTCCCCACCTCCAAAATTTACATCAGTGAGACCAGCACAAACACTGTCCCAAACACCTCACCGACAGCCGCTTCCGTCAGCGCGGACATCAATGGAATGGCCGTCTAT AATGCATGTCAGACTATCCTAAAAAGACTCGAGCCAATCAAACAGTCTAATCCCAAAGGATCCTGGGAAGACTGG ATTAAAACCGCCTATGAGAGCTGTGTCAGCCTGTCAGCCACGGGGTTTTATAG AATTCCTGAAGTTGGCTACAACTTTGAAAAGAACGAAGGGAAACCATTCTCCTACTTCAGTTATGGAGTTGCTTGCTCTGAGGTTGAGATAGATTGCCTGACAGGTGACCACAAG AACATTCGCACAGACATTGTTATGGATGTTGGTACCAGTCTGAACCCAGCCATAGATATAGGACAG ATAGAAGGAGCCTTTGTCCAGGGCATTGGGCTCTTCACCATGGAGGAGCTGCGTTACTCTCCTGAAGGGAACTTGTACACTCGAGGGCCTGGCATGTACAAAATCCCCGCATTTGGAGACATCCCAACAGAATTCAACGTGTCCCTTCTCCGTGACTGCCCCAATAGCAAGGCAGTTTACTCATCCAAG GCTGTGGGAGAGCCCCCTCTGTTCCTGTCTGCCTCAGTGTTTTATGCCATTAAAGATGCCATCTACTCAGCGAGGAAGGACTCTGGCCTGACGGAGGCGTTCAGGCTggacagccctgccaccccagAGAGGATCCGCAATGCCTGTGTGGACATCTTCACCAAAATG tGCCCTTCTGCTGAGCCAGGGACCTTTAAGCCATGGTGTGTGCGCGTGTAG